From Pseudomonas putida, one genomic window encodes:
- a CDS encoding inactive transglutaminase family protein — translation MRSLTLHLKVLITVLVLLGVAVTAYQIFFLGIPVTEDETDDLWNIDAKVEFVANSKDPVKVQMFVPPLNRDYVSLNESFISNNYGVSVNRADGNRKVTWSARRASGNQTLYYRLVLTKRYSSEKSAIKGPTFRDSLAVEGPEKIAAEALMAPIRQHSADVETFVSETIKRVNNLNDDNVKLLLAGDTSPMKKAQVIDLLLSIAHVPMEKVHTIRLVADTPQSPELWLRSFNGNDWLYFNPDTGEQGLPSDRLLWWTGDDNLVTVDGGKKANVTFSMNNSEMNAIRLAKLTDENTDADFLEYSLYGLPLQTQQTFMIMVMIPIGVLVILVLRNLIGIQTLGTFTPVLIALAFRETQLGFGIVLFTVITALGLSLRSYLEHLKLQMLPRLSVVLTFVVVLIAAISLFSHKLGLERGLSVALFPMVILTMTIERLSITWEERGGGHAMKVAIGTLFAASLAHLLMMVPELVYFVFTFPAVLLILVGFMLAMGRYRGYRLTELVRFKAFLKKADA, via the coding sequence AACCGACGACCTCTGGAACATCGACGCCAAGGTCGAGTTCGTCGCCAACAGCAAGGACCCGGTCAAGGTACAAATGTTCGTACCGCCGCTGAACCGCGACTACGTCAGCCTCAACGAGAGCTTCATCTCCAACAACTACGGGGTCAGCGTCAACCGCGCCGATGGCAACCGCAAGGTAACCTGGTCGGCCCGCCGCGCCAGCGGCAACCAGACCCTCTACTACCGCCTGGTGCTGACCAAGCGCTACAGCAGCGAAAAGTCCGCCATCAAAGGCCCGACCTTCCGCGACAGCCTGGCGGTAGAAGGCCCTGAGAAGATCGCCGCTGAAGCGCTGATGGCGCCGATCCGCCAGCATTCCGCCGACGTCGAGACCTTCGTCAGCGAAACCATCAAGCGGGTCAACAACCTCAACGACGACAACGTCAAGCTGCTGCTGGCCGGCGATACCTCGCCCATGAAGAAGGCCCAGGTCATCGACCTGCTGCTGTCGATCGCGCATGTGCCGATGGAGAAGGTCCATACCATCCGCCTGGTGGCCGATACGCCGCAGTCCCCCGAACTCTGGCTGCGCAGCTTCAACGGCAACGACTGGCTGTACTTCAATCCGGACACCGGTGAGCAGGGCCTGCCCAGCGACCGCCTGTTGTGGTGGACCGGTGATGACAACCTGGTCACCGTCGATGGCGGCAAGAAAGCCAACGTCACGTTCAGCATGAACAACAGCGAGATGAACGCCATCCGCCTGGCCAAGCTGACCGACGAGAACACCGACGCCGACTTCCTCGAATACTCGCTGTACGGCCTGCCGCTGCAGACCCAGCAGACCTTCATGATCATGGTGATGATCCCGATCGGCGTGCTGGTGATCCTGGTGCTGCGCAACCTGATCGGCATTCAGACCCTGGGCACGTTCACACCGGTCCTGATCGCCCTGGCGTTCCGCGAGACCCAACTGGGCTTCGGCATCGTGCTGTTCACCGTCATCACGGCATTGGGCTTGTCGCTGCGCTCCTACCTGGAGCACCTCAAGCTGCAGATGCTGCCGCGCCTCTCGGTGGTACTGACCTTCGTCGTGGTATTGATTGCCGCCATCAGCCTGTTCAGCCACAAGCTGGGGCTGGAGCGCGGCCTGTCGGTGGCGCTGTTCCCGATGGTGATCCTGACCATGACCATCGAACGCCTGTCGATCACCTGGGAAGAACGTGGCGGCGGCCATGCCATGAAAGTGGCGATCGGCACCCTGTTCGCAGCGTCGCTTGCCCACCTGCTGATGATGGTGCCGGAGCTGGTGTACTTCGTCTTCACCTTCCCGGCGGTACTGCTGATCCTGGTGGGCTTCATGCTGGCGATGGGTCGCTACCGCGGCTACCGCCTGACCGAGCTGGTGCGCTTCAAGGCATTCCTGAAGAAGGCTGACGCCTGA